CCAATGAACCGTCGAATTGCTCGCGTCCTCTTGGCTCTGTCACTTCTCGTTCCGCTCACTGGATGGGCTCGAGCCGGTGAGGAAGGCGCACCGCCGGCAACAGCGGCCGACGGCGAGTTGCTCGACCGTCGGATTTCGTTCGACCTCGATGCGGTTCCTCTCGCCCACCTCGCCGAGTCGCTCTCGGTGTTCGGCGTGTCGCTGCGAATCGAGGGGGGCAACTCCGGCGAGCTGGCGACTCGGCCGATCAGCCTCTGTGTCAACCGAGTTCGGCTGCGCGTCGTGCTCGATGCCGTTTGCGACACCGTCGATTGCCGCTGGGAGCGACTGGCCGGGTCGCCGGCGACGGTCTCCCTTTCGGCGCTTCCCACCCCACCGCGCAAGGCGACCAAGGGCCTGCCCGAGAGGCTGAATGAGCGGATCTCCGTGTCGCTCGCCGGCGCCACGGCGAAGGACGTCTTCGCGTCGTTCGTTCGCATCCTCGCGGTGGAAGTGCGGCTCGACCAAGGTCTGGAGGAGCGGACCTTGGTCGTCGAACTCGAAGACACCGCGGTGCACGACGTTCTTGACGCCTTCTGCCGACAGCTCGGCTGCGCTTGGCGGATCGAAGACTCGCCTCGTCCGACCCTGGTCGTCGACGCTCGGCGATAGGACAGATCCCAAGGGCACCAGGTCCTTGGGCGCAGCCGGCGCGGCGCGATTCCCTGACGGAGCGAAGCGCGATGGAGCCGCCCCGGGGCTCGACCGTCCTCTCGCGAGGACGCCGTCGGCGCGGCCTCGCCGGGAGCCATCGCGCACACCCCATGTTTTCAACGAGTTGGCTTGAGTCCGGACCTCTGGCACGAGGCTCGCAATCTAGCCCGCCAGGAGGTTGCCCATGCACTCACCACTCCGACTCCGTTCGCTCCCGACGTCGTTCGCGACCGCGGCGCTGCTCGTCGCTGGGACGTTCTTCGCTGCCGCTCCGGCGAGCGCCGGTCCGCCGTCGCCGCGTGAGGTCCACCGGCAGGTGCGCGGCCATCTGCTCGATGTCCTCGGCGGGATCCACGACCTGGCGCGGGTTCTCGATCCGATTCCGCTCTTCCTCGAGGTCGCCACGCGCGGTGATCTCGAGGTGTACTTCGACGGGCAGGAGTACTACGGCCCGCATCGCCACTACCACGATGTCTACAGCTTCCCCGTCCTCGTCGACGGCGTCGTGGTCTACCGGCCCCACGTCTACTGCGACGCTCGGCTCTTCTCCGGCGTCGGCGGCTACTACCCGCGGAACAACATCTACTACCGCTCCGACGAATTCCGCAGCCATCGCGGATACGACCGCGACCACCACTGGGATCACCGGTGGGACCGCGGTCGGCGCGAGAGCGATCGCGATCGCTCACGCGACCGCTACCGCGACGACTCCCGCGATCGCTACCGTGACGACTCCCGCGACCACTACCGGGACGACTCTCGCGGTCGCTCCCGCGACGGCTCTCGCGACCGGCGGTCCGGAGCTCACGACGAGTCTGGGCGCGGGCGACATCACCGCGACCGCCACTAGCCACGGACGCGGGGAGCCGCCGCGCCGCGGAGGCCGGGGAGCGTGTCGCGCCAGGTCGCCGGCCGGCGGCCTGGCGGTCCGCTCAGTCGACGTCGAGCTCGCGGCGCAAGACGACCAGCGTCGTGTCGTCGGCGAGCGGGGCGTCGCCGACGTGCTGGCGCCAGTCGGCGAGGAGCGCTTCGAGCAGCGAGCCGGGATCGGCCCGCCATGCCGCCGCGGCGATCGCCGCACCGGCGCGCTCGAAGCCGTAGGCCTCGTCGTCGGCGTCGACGCCTTCGAACAGACCGTCGGAGGCGACGACCAACGCGCCGCCCGGCGGAATCGTCACGACCATTTCGTCGCGTCGCTTCTCCGGCCCCTGGCCGAGCGGCAGGCCGGGCAGAACAAGCTCTCGGACGCTGCGGTCTGCACCGAGGAGGAAGGGGAACGGGTGGCCGGCGTTGGCGAGTCGAAGCTCGCCGGTCGCCGGGTCGAGGCGGGCCAGGCAAAGACTGGTGAAGGCGCGCGGGCCGTTGCTCGCGGCGCGCCGTAGCACGCGGTCGAGCCGTTCGAGAACCTCGGCGGGGCCGCGCCCGGGCTCGATCAGCGCCGCGAGACCGGCCTTGGTCATCGCGCCGGTGATGGCGCAGGAGTAGCCGTGACCGGCCACGTCGCCCGCGGCCAGCCAGAACGAGCCGTCGGCGTCGGTGACGAAGTCGTAGAGGTCGCCCCCGGCCTCGGAAGCGAGCAGCGACCGTGCGGCGATGCGCCAACCGCGCAGCGGGGGCGGCGATGCCGGCAGGAGGCCGAGCTGCATGCGGGTGAGCAGGTCCATCTCGTGGCGCAGCCGGTGCTCCTGCTCGAGCTGGCGCACGAACGCCGAGACGGGGCCGGCGCCGCGCTCGTCGCGGGCCGGGCGGGCCAGACCGACCGCCCCGGCGACCAGCGGCGCCGCGGCCAGCGCCACGCTCGCCACGAGCGCACCCGGCGACCAGGGTCGATACCACCAGGCCGCTGCCGCAGACGGCAGGAGGAACCCCATCGCCGCGGCGACCAGCAGCGCGGCGAGCCCGAACCGGCGATAGGCGGCGGTGAGCAGCGCGGCGAGAGCCACGGCGACGGCGAGCGCCGCCGGCAACGGGCGCACCGGCACGAAGGGGGCGAGCAAGAGCGCACTGGCACCGACCGCCCCCGCCGTCACCGCCAGGCTGCGCGCCCGGCGCGGGGCGAGCCGCTCGGCGAACCCGAGCAGGAGCAACACGACGCCGGCCCAGAGGAGCCCGGAGTGGAGCGGCCCGCGGGTGGCCCCGAAGACCGGCAACGGAGAGCTCGACCCGGCCGGTGCCAGGGCGGGTACCGTGGCGGCGAGGGCTGCGGCAGCGAGCCAGAGGCCGGCGAAGGTAGCGCCGCACGCCGCCCCGGCGAGCAGCGCTCGCCCGGCGCGCGGCCCGAGTCGACCGAGCCGCAGTGTGTCGAGGCTGGTGGTAAACCCTGGCACCGAGAGACGCGTCCACGACTCGGCCACCGCCCAGAGGGCGGCGAGAGCAGCGGCCCCCAGAACGGTTCCCAGGAGCTGGCTGATCAGGTCGAGCGCACCTTCCACCTCGGCGAGCGCCCAGGGCAGCGCGAAGAGCACCGTCAGGGTGCCGAGCAACAGGGCGTTCACCATGCCGAGTCGCCGCTGGTGGACGAGACGAAACAGCGAACCGCCGACGACCAGGCAGAGCGCCAGCTGGCTCAGCAGTCGAGCCAGCTCCGGCATCACCATGTCGAGCACCGAGGACTCTTCGAGCCGGGCGATGACCTTGTCGGTCGCCCCCGGTCGACGGTGCGACAACACCACGCCGTTGGCGCCCAGGCTCATCCAGAAGACGGTCTCGGGCGGATGCGTCGTCCCGCGAACGGCACGCACGCCGAACTGCGAACCGAGACGATCGAACCCGCGCTCGTCCGCACCGGGCGAGCTTCCCGAAAGCAGGGCGGCGAGCGAGCGCCCGATCGTCGCCAACTCCCCCGGACCGGTGGCGGAACGAAGCGCGTCGCGCGGAATCCAGCTCGCGGCCACGGGGGTGGCATCACGCGCCAAGACGACGCGCAGCAGCCCTTGGGCGCCGGCCGGCGCGGCCCCGGCACGGGACGCGTCGACGCGAACCACGACGTACGGCCCGCGTCCCTGTGCCGCGAGCCAGTCCGCCGCCTCCGGCGTGCCGAGCTCGCGGTACGCCGCGTCGCGCCGATCCATCGGGCTCTCGCCGGGCGCCTCGACCTGGCTGGCGAGCGAAACCTTGGGAGGCGCGTCCGACCGGGTCAACCCGGCCTCGGGCAAGACCGAGAGCACCCGTTCCGTGTAGGTCGACGCCGCCGCGAGTCCCACGCCGCGCCACTCGGGAAGGCGCACCGCAGCCGCCAGCAGTCCGAGGGCGAAGACCGCCGCACCCGCGGCGCCGAGAGCAAAGAGCCGGCGGTGGGTGGGCTCGAGCGCAGACGATGATTGCGTGGGAAGGGCGGGGGCCAAGGCGGGCGGGGGCTCCTGAACCAGTCTACGGCCGCTCGGCTGGAAGGTTCGCGGCAGGCCTCGTCGCCGGCGGATCCCGGGCCGCGCCGCGGGCTCGACCGCCTCCCGTCGGCGCCGCGATTTCGCACCCGCCGACTAGCGCCGTCCGGCCTCCGGGACCTTCTCGAAGGCGAGGACCCCGCCGGAGTAGCGGGACCGCTGCGATCCCGACATCCCGTCGCCGCCGAGCTCGACGAGCAGGCTGCCTCCATCGAGGCGCAGCTCACGCAGCTCGGAGGCCGACTCCCCCGCCGCCGGCAGCCGGGCGAGCAGCGCTGGCCGACGGTCGACGAGACGGTAGATCAGGACCACGACCGCCGACCGGTCGGCGGCCGGCCGCAGATGCAGCGCGACGGTCGCTTCGGCCTCGCCATCGCCCGTGAGGTCGCCGAGCAGCACGTCGATCGCCTCGACCGCGCAGGGTCCCGTGCGACTCTCGCTTCGCCCGCCACGCAGCCGGACGACGCAACCGTCGAGCGGGTAGTCCCGCTCCTCCCAGCGGAGGTCACCCGCGTGGTCCCACTCGGTGGGCGTCGGCGGCGGCTCGAGGACGGGCAGGCCGCGCTGTCGGAGCGTCGCCTCGAGGCGCGCCGCAACCTCGGGGTGGGCGGCGACGAGGGCAACGAGTCGCGCATCTTGTCCGAACTGGTTGCGCGCCTCGGGGGCAACGCCGCGTTCGAGAAACCGCTCGACGAGCGGCAGGCTTCCGGCCCAGGCGGCGAGATGCAGGGGAGTCCAGCCTTCAGCGTTCGCCACGTCGGTCGCCGCGCCGGCGGCAAGCAGCCGATCGACGATCGCGAGGTTTCCCTCGCCGGCGGCGAGCAGCAGGGGTCGCAGACCGTGCTTGGCCCGCACGTTCGGATCGGCTCCAGCGCCGAGCAGGGCGTCGACCACCTCGAACCGTCCACTGCGCACGGCGCCGAAGAGCGGCGTCTCGCCCCACGAGGTGGTCGCGGCCACCGAGGCGCCGGCGCCGAGCAGGACGCGGGCAGTCGCCAGATCCCCCCGTTCACAAGCACGCGCGAGCACCCCGATGCGGAACTTGCTCATCTGGTTCGGGTCGGCGCCGCGGGCCAGCAGTGCGACGACCTGCGGGGTATCGCCGGCCTCCACCGCACGCAGCAGGTCGCCGGCGAGGTCGTGGCTCGCGACCGCCGCCGGCGGAGAGCCGACGGGAGCCGGGGGCGGAGTCGGAGGGGCGGCGAGTGTGAGGAGAAGAACCAGGAGAGCCGGCATGGCCGCGGCATCGTAGCAGGGGACCCGCCGTCGCGCCGCGATCGGTATAGAGTCCGCCCATTCGGGATTTCGAAGGTGTTCTGCCCCTCGCCGCCGCGAGGCGGTCCCACCAAGATCCACGCTCGAGGGAGGTCTGTCATGAGGAATTCGTTCACGCTCGTCGGGGTGGCCGTGGGGTCGCTCGCCCTTCTCGCCGCCGCGACGCCAGCGGCCGGCCAGGAGGGAGTCGAGGTCGTCCGCGCCAGCCGGGTGGCTCAATCGCTACCGCTGATCTCGATGCCGGCGGCCGTGCCGCAACCGCTCGAGATCCCGGTCCGTGAGACCCGCGCTCCGGGCGCCATCGAACGCCAGGCGGCATTCCATTCGCCATTCAGCTACGGCTTCGACGAGGCGCTCCAGGACTCCTTCCTTCCGGTCGCCCCGGACGCGCTGCCCGCACCGGTCCGCACCTTCGCCGGCATGGGCAACACCTTCGGCGTGCTGCCGCCGGACACGACCGGCGACGTCGGCCCGGCGCACTATGTGCAGGCCGTCAACAGCGGCGTGAAGATCTGGAAGAAGGACGGCACCGCGGTCACCGGAGTCATCAATCTCGCGACGCTCTTCAGTGCGCTCGGCGCCGGCAGCCTGTGCTCGACGGCGAATGACGGCGATCCGATCGTCCTCTACGACCGCATGGCCGACCGCTGGCTGATCAGCGAGTTCGCCGGTGCGGCGGCCTTCCCGAACGGCAGCAACTACCGGCAGTGCATCGCCATCTCGCAGAACGGCGACGCCGCAGGGAGCTATTGGCTCTACGACTTCCAGTGGAGCACCACGAAGCTCAACGACTACCCGCACTTCGGCGTCTGGCCGGACGGCTACTACATGACCGTCAACCAGTTCGTCCGCGTCACCCAGGCCTGGGGCGGCGCCGGAGTCGGCGTGTTCGAGCGCTCGCAGATGCTCAACGGCGGCGTCGCGCGACTCCTGAAGGTCGACCTTTCGACCTCGGCCTTTCCGAACAACTACGGCGGCCAGCTCCCGGCCACCTGGGACGGCGGCACCGACCTCCCCGCCAACACTCCCGGCATCGTCTCGCAGTGGGACGACTCGAGCTGGATCGGCGACCCGACCGACACGTTGCGCATCTGGCGGGTGACCGTCGACTGGACGGCGCCGTCGATCGTCATGGGGACGAACGGCGCGGCGATCGACCCGAACCACAAGCTCGCCACCGCCGATGCCACGCCGAGCGGTTGCACCACGCGAAACTGCGTGCCACAGTCGGGCACGGCGAACGGCCTCGATGCCGCGGCGGACGGCCGGTTGATGTTCCGCATGCCGTTGCGCAACTTCGGCACGCACAACGTGATGATGGTGAACAACACCGTCGGCGTCGGCACCGGTGCGCTGCAGGCGGCACCGCGCTGGTACGAGGTGCGCGGCATCGTCGGCGGCACGCCGTTGATCACCCAGCAGGGCACCTACGCTCCGGACACCGACCACCGCTGGATGGCGAGCACGGCGATGGACAAGGGCGGAAACATCCTGCTCGGCTTCACCAAGTCGAGCGCCTCGACCTTCCCCAGCATCCTCTACGCCGGCCGTCTCGCCGGCGACCCGGCCGGCACGCTCGCCCTCGGCGAGGGCGTCCTCGTCGCCGGCGGCGGCAGCCAGACGCACAGCTCGAACCGATGGGGCGACTACAGCACCCTTTCGCTCGACCCCACCGACGATTGCACCTTCTGGTACACCAGCGAGTACTACACCGCGACCAGCTCGGCGACCTGGGCGACGCGGATCGGCGCGGTGCGCCTCCTCGAGTGCGGTCTCTTCACCGACGGTGTCGAGATCGGCAGCGCCAACATGTGGAGCGCGAAGACGCCGTAGTCGACGCGGTGGCGGCGCGGGCTCGAAGGCCCTCTCGGCGATCGCCGGGAGGGCCTTTTCGCTCTAATCCGCCGCAGCGCCGAGCTCGCCGCCGATCCTCCGCCGCAGCCAGGCGCGAGCGAGCTGCCAGTCGCGGCGGACGGTCTTCTCGTTGACCGCAAGCGCGGCGGCGCTCTCCTCGACCGAAAGCCCGACGAAGACGCGCATCTCGACGACCTGACGCAGGCGCGGGTTGAGCGCCTCGAGGTCGGCGAGCGCCTCGTCGATCGCCAAGAGCTCCTCGGCCTCGGCCTCGGTGAGCCAGGCGTCGATTGCCTCCGGCGCCTCGAGCGATACCCGCTCGGCGGCGCCCCCCCGCTTGGCCCGACTCCGCCGACGTGCCGACTCGATCAGGATGCGGCGCATCGCCGTCGCGGCGACGGCGAAGAACTCGCCGCGGTCCTCCGCCCCGATCCGCCGCTCCTTGAGCAGGCGGAGGTAGGCCTCGTGCACGAGCGAGGTGGGGGTGAGCGTGTGGCCCGCGCGCTCCTGGCCGAGCAGGCGGCGGGCAAGGCCGCGCAGCTCGTCGTAGAGCAGCGGGACCAACCGATCGAGCGCCCCACGATCGCCGGCGCGCAGGGCACCGAGCCAGCGGGTGATCTCGCCGCTCATCTCCGCCTGCCCGCGCCGGCGGTGGCGAGGCGCGCCTCGAGCGCGGCGATCCGCGCACGTCCTTCCACGAGGTAGCGATGATCCGCCGGCAGTGTCTGCTCGTCGATGGCGAGCGAGGCACGCAGCGCGTCGAGCGACTCCGCGAGCGCACCGCGCTCTTCGAGCACTTTGGCGAGACCCCAGAATCCGGCCGAGACCCGGGGGTGCGCCGGCCCGAGCGACGACGTCCAACCGCGGATCGCCGCGCGGAAGAGCGTCTCGGCCTCGTCGAGGCGGCCGAGCTCCTGGACGACGTGCGCGAGGTTGCTGCGCGTGGTGGCGACCGCCGGGTGGTCTTCGCCGAGCTGCTTGAAACGGATGGCAAGTGCCTCGCGAAAGAGCCTCTCCGCCGCCGCGACGTCGCCCGGCGCCTTGCGTCCGAGGAGGAAAGCGCCGAGGTTGTTGAGGCTCTGGGCGGTCTCGAGGTGCTCGGGGCCGAACAGCTCGCGGCGCAGGGCGAGACCCTCGCGCTCGAGTCGCTCGGTTTCGGGCCGGTCCTCTTCGCGATCGCGCAAGGCGAGCAACACCGCGAGGTTGTTGACGCTCTCGGCGGTGTCGGCGTGGCGATCGCCGAGGGCGGCGCGGCGCAGCGTGAGCGCCTCGCGAAAGGCGCGCTCGGCCGCGTCGTAGTCGCCACGCTCCTGCTGCGCGGTGGCGAGGATGTTCAGGCTGTCGGCGAGCTCGACCGGCGACACGCCGGCACTGCGGCGCTGGTCGACCGCCTCGCGGGCAAGCGCCAGTGC
This genomic window from Holophagales bacterium contains:
- a CDS encoding ankyrin repeat domain-containing protein — its product is MPALLVLLLTLAAPPTPPPAPVGSPPAAVASHDLAGDLLRAVEAGDTPQVVALLARGADPNQMSKFRIGVLARACERGDLATARVLLGAGASVAATTSWGETPLFGAVRSGRFEVVDALLGAGADPNVRAKHGLRPLLLAAGEGNLAIVDRLLAAGAATDVANAEGWTPLHLAAWAGSLPLVERFLERGVAPEARNQFGQDARLVALVAAHPEVAARLEATLRQRGLPVLEPPPTPTEWDHAGDLRWEERDYPLDGCVVRLRGGRSESRTGPCAVEAIDVLLGDLTGDGEAEATVALHLRPAADRSAVVVLIYRLVDRRPALLARLPAAGESASELRELRLDGGSLLVELGGDGMSGSQRSRYSGGVLAFEKVPEAGRR
- a CDS encoding sigma-70 family RNA polymerase sigma factor, with translation MSGEITRWLGALRAGDRGALDRLVPLLYDELRGLARRLLGQERAGHTLTPTSLVHEAYLRLLKERRIGAEDRGEFFAVAATAMRRILIESARRRSRAKRGGAAERVSLEAPEAIDAWLTEAEAEELLAIDEALADLEALNPRLRQVVEMRVFVGLSVEESAAALAVNEKTVRRDWQLARAWLRRRIGGELGAAAD
- a CDS encoding SpoIIE family protein phosphatase; the encoded protein is MAPALPTQSSSALEPTHRRLFALGAAGAAVFALGLLAAAVRLPEWRGVGLAAASTYTERVLSVLPEAGLTRSDAPPKVSLASQVEAPGESPMDRRDAAYRELGTPEAADWLAAQGRGPYVVVRVDASRAGAAPAGAQGLLRVVLARDATPVAASWIPRDALRSATGPGELATIGRSLAALLSGSSPGADERGFDRLGSQFGVRAVRGTTHPPETVFWMSLGANGVVLSHRRPGATDKVIARLEESSVLDMVMPELARLLSQLALCLVVGGSLFRLVHQRRLGMVNALLLGTLTVLFALPWALAEVEGALDLISQLLGTVLGAAALAALWAVAESWTRLSVPGFTTSLDTLRLGRLGPRAGRALLAGAACGATFAGLWLAAAALAATVPALAPAGSSSPLPVFGATRGPLHSGLLWAGVVLLLLGFAERLAPRRARSLAVTAGAVGASALLLAPFVPVRPLPAALAVAVALAALLTAAYRRFGLAALLVAAAMGFLLPSAAAAWWYRPWSPGALVASVALAAAPLVAGAVGLARPARDERGAGPVSAFVRQLEQEHRLRHEMDLLTRMQLGLLPASPPPLRGWRIAARSLLASEAGGDLYDFVTDADGSFWLAAGDVAGHGYSCAITGAMTKAGLAALIEPGRGPAEVLERLDRVLRRAASNGPRAFTSLCLARLDPATGELRLANAGHPFPFLLGADRSVRELVLPGLPLGQGPEKRRDEMVVTIPPGGALVVASDGLFEGVDADDEAYGFERAGAAIAAAAWRADPGSLLEALLADWRQHVGDAPLADDTTLVVLRRELDVD